A region of Candidatus Woesearchaeota archaeon DNA encodes the following proteins:
- the thrS gene encoding threonine--tRNA ligase encodes MTIKVTFPDGTKREYKKGITVLEVAKSISEGLARAALDFKVNDHSVLQETKLDKDCAFKVITTKDKESLEALRHSCAHLLAATMIELYPGAQNAIGPPIEDGFYQDFELPQPISEADFAKIEEKMREIIKTWGVMEGKQVTVHEALKQFKWNKYKTELINEFAEGGKKLTFYTAGHFIDLCKGGHLFNPGKHVQHFKLLSVAGAYWRGDEKNKMLTRIYGTAFFTKKELDEHLHRLEEVKKRDHRILSKKLDLASFHEESPGAIFFHPKGAIIFNELQTFIREQYWERGFSEVITPLVYDKSLWETSGHWGFYKENMFTFMVDGKEVSLKPMNCPSHCLIYKTQTRSYRDLPLRFADFAALHRNELKGVIGGMTRVRKFHQDDAHIFCTEEQLAEELDNCIDFANYVYAKTFDFEFRLELSTKPEKSIGTKEQWDVAERVLKEALDKSKLPYKINPGDGAFYGPKIDLHIKDCLGRSWQLSTIQVDFQQPSRFGLTYEGSDGKKHTPIMIHRAVLGTLDRFIGILIEHCAGKFPLWLSPVQVRLLTINDNVVEYAEQVKAQLKSQKIRTEINKEQETINKKVRDAQMQYIPLIITIGEKEKEAKTLAVRTLDGQVKFGIKLDDFIKHIKNGIDKRMLNFKL; translated from the coding sequence ATGACAATCAAAGTAACCTTTCCCGATGGCACAAAACGCGAATATAAAAAAGGGATAACAGTATTAGAGGTAGCAAAATCAATTTCTGAAGGGCTTGCAAGAGCAGCATTAGACTTTAAAGTAAATGATCATTCAGTGCTTCAGGAAACAAAGCTTGATAAAGACTGCGCTTTCAAAGTGATTACAACCAAAGACAAAGAATCTCTCGAGGCATTACGTCATTCCTGCGCGCATTTGTTGGCAGCAACCATGATTGAATTATATCCGGGAGCGCAAAACGCAATAGGTCCGCCAATTGAAGATGGTTTTTACCAGGACTTTGAACTTCCGCAGCCGATTTCTGAAGCTGATTTTGCAAAAATAGAAGAGAAAATGCGTGAAATTATCAAAACATGGGGTGTTATGGAAGGAAAACAAGTTACTGTCCATGAGGCATTAAAACAATTTAAGTGGAATAAATACAAAACAGAACTGATTAATGAATTTGCAGAAGGAGGAAAAAAATTAACCTTTTACACTGCAGGGCATTTTATAGACCTCTGTAAAGGTGGGCATCTTTTTAATCCAGGCAAACATGTACAGCATTTCAAGCTTTTGTCAGTTGCAGGCGCCTATTGGCGTGGCGATGAAAAAAATAAAATGCTGACACGAATTTATGGTACAGCATTTTTTACCAAAAAAGAATTAGATGAACATCTTCATCGTTTGGAGGAAGTAAAAAAACGTGATCACCGCATACTGTCAAAAAAACTAGACTTGGCTAGTTTTCACGAAGAATCACCGGGTGCAATATTCTTTCATCCTAAAGGAGCTATTATTTTCAATGAATTACAAACCTTCATCCGGGAGCAATATTGGGAGCGTGGATTTAGTGAAGTTATTACACCGTTAGTTTATGATAAATCTCTCTGGGAAACTTCAGGGCATTGGGGATTTTACAAGGAAAATATGTTTACCTTTATGGTTGATGGCAAGGAAGTGAGCTTAAAGCCGATGAATTGTCCAAGCCATTGTCTTATTTACAAAACACAAACAAGAAGCTACCGTGATTTGCCTTTGCGATTTGCAGATTTTGCTGCATTGCACAGAAATGAACTTAAAGGTGTTATTGGCGGAATGACAAGGGTAAGAAAATTTCACCAGGATGATGCCCATATTTTCTGCACTGAAGAACAACTAGCTGAAGAACTTGATAACTGCATTGATTTTGCAAATTATGTCTATGCGAAAACATTTGACTTTGAATTTCGTTTAGAACTTTCCACAAAGCCTGAAAAATCAATAGGCACTAAAGAACAATGGGATGTAGCAGAACGTGTTTTGAAAGAAGCATTGGATAAAAGCAAGTTGCCGTACAAAATAAATCCAGGTGATGGAGCATTTTATGGCCCTAAAATTGATCTCCATATTAAAGATTGTTTAGGAAGATCATGGCAGTTATCAACGATACAGGTTGATTTTCAACAGCCATCAAGATTTGGTTTAACGTATGAAGGCAGTGATGGAAAAAAACATACCCCTATTATGATCCATCGTGCAGTTCTCGGTACCTTGGATCGATTTATAGGGATTCTCATTGAACATTGTGCAGGTAAATTTCCCTTATGGCTTAGCCCAGTGCAAGTCCGGTTATTAACCATTAATGATAATGTGGTTGAGTACGCAGAGCAAGTTAAAGCTCAATTAAAATCCCAGAAAATACGGACAGAAATCAACAAGGAACAGGAAACGATCAATAAAAAAGTGCGTGATGCTCAAATGCAGTACATTCCTTTAATTATTACTATTGGTGAAAAAGAAAAAGAAGCTAAAACACTGGCAGTAAGAACATTGGATGGTCAAGTAAAGTTTGGTATTAAATTAGATGATTTTATTAAACACATTAAAAATGGGATTGATAAAAGAATGTTGAATTTTAAATTATAA